The genomic window GACGGCCGCGATGGCGGGGCCGATGGAGCGGGCGGGGTTCATCGACGCCCGGCACACCGGCCCGGCGGCGAGCGCGCAGATTCCCACCGTCCCGCCGATCGCGATGCCGGCCATCAGCCCCCGCTCCTTGCTGCCGACGGCGACGCAGAGAATCACGAAGACGAGTGCGAAGGTCAGGACG from Planctomycetota bacterium includes these protein-coding regions:
- a CDS encoding aquaporin, whose amino-acid sequence is VLTFALVFVILCVAVGSKERGLMAGIAIGGTVGICALAAGPVCRASMNPARSIGPAIAAVDFQHLWLYCVAPIIGAALAVLAWTYIYRHPKPGREVHVVTTPGS